Proteins from a genomic interval of Pseudodesulfovibrio nedwellii:
- a CDS encoding sodium:solute symporter family protein, with the protein MEGKLLGIIIYLCVIFYLGYRAWKNTKQSTDYMLAGRGMNPFVLAMSYGATFVSTSAIIGFGGVSGMFGMSLLWLTFLTIFVGIFIAMVFFGKRTRRMGLALDSHTFPELLGRRYKSKFIQQFSGVVIFVFIPVYAAAVLIGICRMLEVAFPAVSYGAWLLIVTAVVAMYVITGGLKAVMYTDAFQGTIMAVMMLILIVTTYSLLGGVTEAHQALTDMINLVPTKLQQGGLVGWTTGPHLQSPIGLTIYTTIIYGVGIGVLAQPQLAIRFMTVPSDRELNRAVAIGGVFILLMTGVAFLAGALSNVVFYKEFGKISIAMAGGNFDKIIPLYIDKIMPGWFSGLFLVAMFAAAMSTMSSQYHVGGTSLSRDFLEQHVSIGNGDSSMKLNRLGVTVAVIATLIWAWLLPGGVIARATAFFFGLCAASFLPIYVLGLYWKGMTKIGAKISMVGGFVFSMFWLLFIHLKEAAPIGLCQALTGQVTLVANTSKGSWIWLLQWVDPNVVALPVSLALAVGISLATRRMEQKHLDLCWDGLC; encoded by the coding sequence ATGGAAGGCAAACTCCTCGGAATTATTATCTATTTATGTGTCATATTTTATCTGGGGTATCGAGCCTGGAAAAACACAAAACAATCCACGGATTATATGCTTGCTGGCCGTGGCATGAATCCTTTCGTCCTTGCCATGTCTTACGGAGCGACTTTTGTCTCAACTTCAGCCATCATTGGCTTTGGTGGAGTGTCCGGCATGTTTGGTATGTCACTGCTTTGGCTCACCTTTTTGACGATTTTTGTGGGAATCTTTATCGCCATGGTCTTTTTTGGCAAACGTACACGGCGCATGGGGTTGGCTCTTGATTCTCACACCTTTCCTGAACTCTTGGGAAGACGCTATAAGTCAAAATTCATTCAACAATTCTCAGGTGTTGTCATATTTGTTTTTATTCCGGTATACGCTGCCGCTGTTCTTATCGGTATTTGTCGGATGCTTGAGGTGGCATTTCCCGCTGTGAGTTATGGAGCATGGTTGCTTATCGTGACGGCGGTTGTCGCCATGTATGTCATTACCGGTGGCCTTAAGGCCGTTATGTATACGGATGCCTTCCAAGGCACGATTATGGCGGTAATGATGCTTATTTTGATCGTCACCACCTACTCACTTCTCGGCGGTGTGACCGAAGCGCATCAGGCATTGACCGATATGATCAATCTGGTGCCTACCAAATTACAACAAGGTGGACTTGTCGGTTGGACAACGGGACCGCACTTGCAGTCTCCAATTGGTCTGACCATCTATACTACTATTATATATGGTGTCGGTATTGGTGTTTTGGCGCAGCCACAGCTGGCCATTCGATTCATGACTGTACCGTCTGACCGCGAGTTAAACCGAGCTGTTGCCATCGGCGGTGTCTTCATTCTTTTGATGACCGGTGTCGCATTTCTTGCGGGCGCATTGTCCAATGTTGTTTTCTATAAGGAGTTCGGCAAGATATCTATTGCCATGGCTGGCGGTAATTTTGATAAAATTATTCCTCTTTATATCGACAAGATTATGCCGGGTTGGTTTTCAGGCCTTTTCCTTGTCGCCATGTTTGCGGCAGCTATGTCCACCATGAGCTCCCAGTATCATGTAGGCGGCACCTCGCTATCCCGTGATTTTTTGGAACAGCACGTATCCATTGGCAATGGTGATTCTTCAATGAAACTTAATCGTTTGGGAGTGACTGTAGCCGTTATCGCCACCCTGATCTGGGCGTGGCTCCTGCCCGGTGGAGTTATTGCGCGTGCCACGGCCTTTTTCTTTGGTCTGTGCGCAGCATCTTTCTTGCCAATTTATGTCCTAGGCTTGTACTGGAAAGGCATGACTAAAATTGGAGCCAAAATATCCATGGTCGGCGGTTTCGTCTTCTCCATGTTCTGGCTTTTGTTCATTCACCTCAAGGAAGCCGCACCAATTGGATTGTGTCAGGCTTTGACCGGACAGGTGACCTTGGTGGCAAACACGTCAAAAGGTTCATGGATTTGGTTGCTTCAATGGGTTGACCCCAATGTTGTCGCCCTGCCCGTTTCGTTAGCTTTGGCAGTCGGCATAAGTCTTGCCACCCGACGAATGGAACAAAAACATCTTGATCTCTGCTGGGACGGTCTGTGCTAA
- a CDS encoding class II glutamine amidotransferase, with product MKAPDRYYDFEKDISGCGIFGVINKKRGLIPGDMPIQAMTCMHDRGNGLGGGFAAYGIYPDHADKYCFHMMCDDDAAIKGSEEMIKTYFDLHYYEPIPTRRTLAIPNPPMFNRYFVTVPEKPDNEFWELPEEDYIVAVVMKINTTVPGAFVVSSGKNMGAFKGVGFPEDIAEFFRLEEYSAYIWTGHNRFPTNTPGWWGGAHPFTILNWSIVHNGEISSYGINRRYLCEHDYLCTMMTDTEVVAYELDMLIRKHGLSWEMTAKCFAPPFWDEIERMDDEDKELYTTLRATYGPGMLNGPFAILVADNNRLMGLNDRIKLRPLLVAEKDDMVFMSSEESAVRDVCPDLDRVWMPKAGEPVIVDLED from the coding sequence ATGAAAGCGCCTGATAGATATTATGATTTCGAAAAGGATATTTCCGGTTGTGGAATATTCGGCGTCATCAACAAGAAACGTGGATTGATTCCGGGCGACATGCCCATTCAAGCCATGACCTGTATGCATGATCGTGGGAATGGCCTTGGCGGCGGATTTGCAGCCTATGGCATCTACCCTGACCATGCAGACAAATACTGCTTCCACATGATGTGTGATGATGATGCGGCCATCAAGGGCTCAGAAGAAATGATCAAGACATACTTCGATCTGCATTATTACGAACCAATTCCCACTCGACGGACCTTGGCTATTCCCAATCCGCCGATGTTCAATCGGTATTTCGTGACTGTCCCTGAAAAACCGGACAACGAATTCTGGGAATTACCGGAAGAAGATTACATCGTTGCCGTGGTCATGAAAATTAACACCACTGTTCCCGGCGCATTTGTCGTGTCCAGTGGTAAGAACATGGGTGCATTCAAGGGTGTTGGCTTTCCTGAAGATATCGCTGAATTCTTCCGCCTGGAAGAATACTCGGCTTATATCTGGACCGGGCATAACCGTTTTCCGACAAATACCCCCGGCTGGTGGGGAGGAGCACATCCATTCACCATTCTGAACTGGTCTATTGTCCACAACGGCGAGATTTCATCATATGGTATTAATCGCCGATATCTATGCGAACACGACTATCTCTGCACCATGATGACAGATACCGAAGTCGTGGCTTATGAATTGGACATGCTCATCCGTAAACACGGTCTATCCTGGGAAATGACGGCAAAATGTTTTGCGCCGCCTTTCTGGGACGAAATCGAGCGTATGGATGACGAAGACAAGGAACTGTACACCACACTTCGCGCCACCTACGGCCCAGGTATGCTCAACGGTCCCTTTGCCATTCTGGTCGCCGATAATAACCGACTCATGGGACTTAACGACCGCATCAAACTCAGACCGCTTCTGGTGGCTGAAAAAGATGACATGGTCTTCATGTCTTCCGAAGAATCGGCAGTGCGTGATGTCTGTCCCGACCTGGATAGAGTCTGGATGCCCAAGGCGGGCGAACCCGTCATCGTGGATCTGGAGGATTAA
- the dut gene encoding dUTP diphosphatase, with product MRKIDVNVKFLHPVWEENELAYATEHSAGLDLRACIDSEDLEIGPGEKAAIPAGVAIEIREPSIAGYVFSRSGLGTKDGLTVSQGVGVIDPDYRGEIKVSLLNTSDKVRRIKRGQRIAQLVFMPIFQAAILPVDELGDTDRGAGGFGSTGKH from the coding sequence ATGAGAAAGATCGATGTAAACGTCAAATTCCTGCATCCCGTCTGGGAAGAAAATGAACTTGCCTATGCAACTGAACATTCTGCCGGACTTGATTTGCGCGCCTGTATTGATTCTGAGGACCTTGAAATCGGTCCCGGAGAAAAGGCTGCCATTCCTGCTGGGGTTGCCATTGAAATCCGTGAACCGAGTATTGCCGGTTACGTTTTTTCACGCAGTGGCCTTGGTACTAAGGATGGCCTGACCGTTAGTCAGGGCGTTGGCGTTATTGATCCCGATTATCGTGGTGAGATTAAAGTTTCTCTGTTGAATACTTCGGACAAGGTGCGACGAATCAAGCGCGGACAGCGCATCGCACAATTGGTATTCATGCCCATCTTTCAGGCTGCCATTCTTCCGGTCGACGAACTCGGCGATACGGATAGAGGAGCTGGTGGATTCGGGTCCACGGGAAAACATTAA
- a CDS encoding aspartate aminotransferase family protein yields MSNKFDEIVKKENALLCNTYGRYPLAISKAKDCRLYDLDGNEYYDFLAGIAVCSLGHSREDLAEVMAEQAKKLVHVSNLFYQEPQLELAEKLLSTCNAGKVFFCNSGAEANEGAIKLARKYMCTVKNENRYEIITLEKSFHGRTLSTLTATGQTGPIKDGFSPLPEGFITVPFGNVNALRGAIGKNTAAIMIEMVQGEGGARPLSSDYVNDIVQICKENGILLIVDEIQTGVCRTGRMWAHQHYNITPDIFTSAKALANGLPIGAMLCTDELAKGFTLGSHGTTFGGGAVVSAVAAKVLDIMINEKMAERAWEMGEFAAAEAQKLKAKYPDKIAGTRGLGLLFGIELTFNGTNVWKALLEHKMVCNLTQGTILRLVPPLTITKEDITVFMNVLDTILETVEIESA; encoded by the coding sequence ATGAGCAATAAATTTGATGAAATAGTAAAAAAAGAAAACGCCCTTCTCTGCAACACCTATGGCCGGTATCCGCTGGCTATTTCCAAGGCCAAAGATTGCAGGTTGTATGATCTTGATGGCAACGAGTATTATGATTTTCTGGCAGGCATCGCAGTATGCAGCCTTGGTCACAGCCGCGAGGATTTGGCAGAAGTCATGGCCGAACAAGCCAAAAAACTGGTTCATGTTTCCAATTTGTTTTATCAGGAGCCGCAACTAGAACTGGCTGAAAAACTTTTGAGCACATGCAATGCCGGAAAAGTCTTTTTCTGTAACTCTGGCGCAGAAGCTAACGAAGGAGCCATCAAGCTCGCTCGCAAGTACATGTGCACGGTCAAGAACGAAAATCGCTACGAAATCATTACCTTGGAAAAGTCCTTTCATGGCAGGACGTTGTCCACCCTGACGGCGACAGGTCAAACAGGTCCAATCAAGGACGGTTTTTCTCCATTGCCTGAAGGATTTATTACGGTTCCCTTTGGTAATGTAAATGCTTTACGTGGGGCTATTGGCAAGAATACGGCTGCAATAATGATTGAGATGGTCCAGGGAGAAGGCGGCGCTCGTCCTTTGTCGAGCGATTACGTCAATGATATCGTTCAGATATGCAAGGAAAACGGTATCCTTCTTATCGTTGACGAAATTCAGACAGGCGTCTGTCGGACTGGGAGAATGTGGGCGCACCAACATTACAACATCACGCCCGACATTTTTACTTCTGCCAAAGCTTTGGCCAATGGTCTGCCCATAGGTGCCATGCTGTGTACAGATGAGCTTGCCAAAGGCTTTACGCTAGGTTCTCATGGCACCACCTTTGGTGGCGGAGCTGTCGTGTCTGCTGTAGCAGCCAAAGTTCTGGACATCATGATCAACGAGAAAATGGCAGAACGCGCATGGGAAATGGGTGAATTTGCCGCAGCAGAAGCACAAAAGCTGAAAGCCAAGTATCCCGATAAAATTGCTGGAACCCGTGGTCTTGGATTGTTGTTCGGCATTGAACTGACTTTTAATGGTACGAATGTCTGGAAGGCATTGCTTGAGCATAAAATGGTTTGTAACCTCACTCAAGGGACCATTTTGCGTCTAGTGCCTCCTCTGACTATTACAAAAGAAGATATCACGGTTTTCATGAATGTTTTGGACACGATTCTTGAAACCGTTGAGATTGAGTCAGCTTGA
- a CDS encoding symporter small accessory protein, giving the protein MLGFGSVEIALAFWLSIGATLLCVVYGIVNWNNSGDPTTTVESGEDK; this is encoded by the coding sequence ATGTTGGGTTTCGGGAGTGTTGAAATTGCATTGGCGTTTTGGTTAAGCATTGGTGCGACGCTTTTGTGTGTAGTTTACGGAATTGTGAATTGGAACAATTCTGGCGATCCCACGACGACTGTTGAATCCGGGGAGGATAAGTAG
- a CDS encoding 4Fe-4S dicluster domain-containing protein: MKRVYPDKDYCIGCHLCELACITAHSKSKDLIVAYREERSKDGLSPCKKVFEKGDTCVAISCRHCDEPSCVAACISGGLYKDPETGRTVYDRNKCVGCWSCLMACPYGAIRRHPTESKIVKCDLCEGREEGPACVQACPNQALKFEER, from the coding sequence ATGAAAAGAGTCTATCCGGATAAAGATTACTGTATTGGCTGCCACCTCTGCGAGTTGGCCTGCATCACTGCGCATTCCAAATCCAAAGATCTGATTGTCGCCTACCGTGAAGAGCGGAGCAAAGACGGCTTGTCTCCTTGCAAAAAGGTCTTTGAAAAAGGTGACACTTGTGTTGCCATCAGCTGCCGTCATTGTGACGAGCCGTCTTGTGTAGCCGCCTGTATTTCCGGTGGTTTATACAAAGACCCTGAGACCGGACGCACTGTATATGATCGGAATAAATGCGTCGGCTGCTGGTCCTGCCTGATGGCATGTCCTTACGGAGCCATTCGCAGACACCCCACGGAAAGCAAAATCGTCAAATGTGACCTGTGCGAAGGGCGTGAAGAAGGTCCTGCCTGTGTGCAGGCATGTCCCAATCAGGCCTTGAAATTCGAGGAAAGGTAG
- a CDS encoding NAD(P)/FAD-dependent oxidoreductase: protein MKYVIIGNGIASIGAIEGIRKVDTDNEILIIGAEDSPAYGRPLISYLLAGKIGPDRLALRPQEFYEKSKVSLKLGTTVTGIDTKAKTVTTNKGETIEFENLLIATGGIPFTPPIPGSDGTDVYNFTNLKHAQTLISKAKEIKRAVVIGGGLIGLKAGESLFDRGVDVTILELSPRILSLAFDENAASLAGSRLAEVGLNVRCGVSAKEIQRDADGKLKGVHLTDGDFLQTDVVVIAIGVVPNYGLAKSAGIEVDRGIHVDDHMRTSADGIFAAGDVAQAKDLLFGDDRVIPIWTNAYNQGFCAGKNMTGTDIEFKGSLAMNSISFYGLPTISVGTVNPPEDDESYTASITLDKKKKSYRKLVFQKDHLVGYVLVGDIDMAGMYTAFVKFQMPIPEEAKKQLLAGEPDVLMWPDDFFRETWNPKA, encoded by the coding sequence ATGAAATACGTCATCATTGGTAACGGCATCGCTTCCATCGGTGCCATCGAGGGTATCCGCAAGGTAGATACCGACAACGAGATCCTGATTATCGGTGCCGAGGATTCCCCGGCATATGGTCGTCCTCTCATTTCCTACCTGCTCGCAGGCAAGATCGGTCCGGACCGTTTAGCTCTTCGTCCTCAAGAATTCTATGAAAAAAGCAAAGTCTCCCTCAAGCTTGGCACAACAGTCACCGGCATTGATACCAAAGCCAAAACCGTAACCACGAACAAAGGCGAGACTATTGAATTCGAAAATCTGCTTATCGCCACAGGCGGTATCCCTTTTACACCTCCCATTCCGGGATCTGATGGTACCGACGTATATAACTTCACCAATCTGAAACACGCCCAGACGCTTATTTCCAAAGCCAAGGAAATAAAAAGGGCGGTTGTCATCGGTGGTGGACTTATTGGCCTGAAAGCCGGTGAATCCCTGTTTGATCGTGGTGTTGACGTCACCATTCTGGAACTGTCTCCCCGCATATTGAGTCTTGCGTTTGATGAAAACGCAGCTTCGCTGGCTGGTTCACGGCTTGCTGAAGTCGGTCTCAACGTTCGCTGCGGCGTTTCTGCCAAGGAAATTCAACGAGATGCAGACGGCAAGCTCAAAGGTGTCCATCTGACTGACGGCGATTTCTTGCAGACCGACGTGGTCGTCATTGCCATCGGTGTTGTCCCCAACTACGGGCTGGCAAAAAGCGCTGGTATCGAAGTGGACCGAGGCATTCATGTAGATGACCATATGCGCACCAGTGCCGACGGCATATTCGCGGCGGGCGATGTAGCTCAAGCCAAAGATTTGCTATTCGGTGACGATCGGGTCATCCCCATCTGGACAAACGCATATAATCAAGGCTTCTGCGCCGGTAAAAACATGACTGGCACAGACATCGAGTTCAAAGGGTCCTTAGCCATGAACTCTATCTCGTTCTATGGCCTGCCAACTATTTCGGTTGGGACGGTTAATCCGCCGGAAGATGACGAGTCCTATACGGCTTCCATTACTTTGGACAAAAAGAAAAAGAGCTACCGCAAACTGGTATTTCAAAAAGACCACTTGGTGGGCTATGTCCTGGTGGGTGATATCGACATGGCCGGCATGTATACAGCTTTTGTCAAATTCCAAATGCCCATCCCTGAAGAGGCCAAGAAACAACTTTTGGCCGGTGAGCCGGATGTACTGATGTGGCCTGATGATTTCTTTCGGGAAACTTGGAACCCCAAAGCGTAA
- a CDS encoding glutamate synthase-related protein: MLFQPINKNYHEFCIERDKDLCINCKVCVRQCSYEAHYWDEARQKVMHDNTKCIGCHRCEALCPTAALNIVNKPSDFRTNNLWRPVFLQNIYKQADTGGVLLAGMGSPVDIPVYWDRMLLDASQVTNPSIDPLREPMELKTFLGAKPRKLNITTDKKTGKPKLNTKLTPQLELDIPIMFAAMSFGAINFNLHRAMARAATATGTAYNTGEGGLHKSLYKYGKNTIVQVASGRFGVHLDYLKAGAGIEIKVGQGAKPGIGGHLPGEKINDMVSETRMVPIGSDAISPAPHHDIYSIEDLLQLIYALKEASEYKVPVSVKIAAVHNVAAIASGIARAGADIITVDGMRGGTGAAPAMIRDNVGIPIELALAQVDQRLRDEGIRNNVSIVAAGGIRCSGDVVKAIALGADAVYIGTATLIAVGCTICGRCYTGKCPWGIATNDPKLSKRQNPDIAAKKLTNLIRAWGHEIEEMLGGMGLNSIESLRGNRDKLRGVGLSDTELDILGIKHAGR, translated from the coding sequence TTGCTTTTTCAGCCCATCAACAAAAACTACCATGAGTTTTGTATTGAACGGGACAAAGACCTGTGCATAAATTGCAAGGTGTGCGTCCGTCAGTGTTCGTATGAAGCCCATTATTGGGATGAAGCCCGACAGAAAGTTATGCACGACAACACCAAGTGCATAGGCTGTCACCGTTGTGAGGCTTTGTGCCCCACAGCTGCCCTGAACATCGTTAACAAGCCTTCTGACTTCAGAACCAACAATCTGTGGCGCCCCGTATTCTTACAGAATATATATAAACAGGCTGACACAGGTGGCGTTCTGCTGGCTGGAATGGGGTCACCCGTAGATATTCCCGTATACTGGGATCGCATGTTGCTCGACGCCAGTCAGGTCACCAACCCGTCCATTGACCCACTGCGTGAGCCTATGGAACTAAAAACATTTCTTGGCGCGAAGCCCAGAAAATTGAATATTACAACAGATAAAAAGACCGGCAAACCCAAGCTGAACACCAAACTTACACCGCAGCTTGAACTCGATATACCAATCATGTTCGCTGCCATGAGCTTCGGTGCTATCAACTTCAACCTTCACCGTGCAATGGCTCGTGCCGCCACAGCAACCGGCACAGCCTACAATACGGGCGAAGGAGGCTTGCACAAGTCTTTATACAAATATGGCAAAAATACCATCGTGCAGGTAGCGTCCGGCCGTTTCGGCGTGCATCTTGATTATCTCAAAGCCGGTGCAGGTATCGAAATCAAAGTAGGGCAGGGCGCAAAACCTGGTATCGGCGGCCATCTGCCTGGTGAAAAGATTAATGACATGGTGTCAGAAACGAGAATGGTCCCCATCGGTTCAGATGCAATTTCTCCGGCACCGCATCACGATATCTATTCCATCGAAGATCTGCTTCAGCTCATTTACGCGCTGAAGGAGGCCTCTGAATATAAGGTTCCAGTTTCCGTTAAAATTGCCGCTGTTCATAATGTTGCGGCCATCGCCTCTGGTATTGCCAGGGCGGGCGCGGACATCATCACAGTTGACGGCATGCGTGGTGGAACAGGCGCGGCCCCGGCAATGATTCGCGACAACGTTGGTATTCCCATCGAACTGGCGTTAGCACAGGTAGATCAACGCCTGCGTGATGAAGGAATTCGCAACAATGTCTCTATCGTTGCGGCAGGCGGTATCAGGTGCTCCGGTGATGTTGTTAAGGCTATCGCCCTTGGTGCTGACGCCGTTTACATCGGCACCGCGACCTTGATCGCTGTAGGCTGTACCATTTGCGGCCGTTGTTACACTGGCAAATGCCCATGGGGCATAGCTACCAACGATCCCAAATTGTCCAAACGTCAGAACCCGGATATTGCGGCCAAGAAATTGACCAATCTGATTCGGGCCTGGGGTCATGAAATTGAAGAAATGCTTGGCGGCATGGGGTTGAACTCCATTGAATCCCTGCGCGGCAACCGCGATAAGCTTCGCGGTGTAGGTCTTTCCGACACTGAACTCGACATTCTCGGCATCAAGCATGCCGGGCGTTAA